The nucleotide sequence CACGTAGTCCCCGTCCGGCAGCCCCGCCGCGTCCACCGCCACGTTCACCGCGGCCGAGCCGAACGCCGGCACCGACACAGAGGCTCCACCCGGGAACGTCACCCTGCCCGCCTCGGGCCCCGAGGCGCTGGCCGTCACCGTCAGGTCTCCGCCCTGACGGCCGCCCACGTTGCTCAGTGAGACCTGCTGAACCCCACTGCCCCGGAAGAAGAGCGAGGCCGTGGCGACGTTCAGCTGCGGAGGCAGCGTGTCCGGATTGAGGTTGGCCACCCGGGCCAGCGCGGACCGCGCGTTGATGAGGCCCGAGCCACATCCACCCGAGCACTGCGCGGCCGGAATGGCGGTGGCCGTGGCCTTCAGCGTGGTCTCCGCCATCACCGCCGTGAGGCTCGTCCCCGCCCGCTGAGAGGCCGCCGCCATCAGCGCCACCACGCCCGCCACGTGCGGCGCCGCCATGCTCGTCCCCTGCAGGAAGAGGTAGGCCGGCTGGTTGTTCTCGTCACGCGCGGTGGACAACACCCCGTCCGGGTAGGTGTCGCCGTTGAGGTCCTCGCGCATCTCGCCGCCCGAGGCCATGACGTCCACCCTCGCCCCGAAGTTGGAGAAGCTGCTGCGACGGCCCGAGAAGCCCGTGGAGCCCACGCAGATGATGCTGTCCTGGTTGCAGGGCGTGCTGTTGCTGGCGTCCACGTTCTCGTTGCCCGCGGCGATGACGAAGATGGAGCCGCGCCCGATGCCCGCGTTGATGACCTCCTGGTAGATCTGCTGCGGCGGCGCCGAGCCGCCCAGACTCAGGTTCACCACCTTCGCGGGGTTGGCGTTGGGCGGCACGCCCGTCACGGCGCCGCCGGTGGCCCAGTTCATGGCCGCCGCGATGTCGAAGCTGGTGCCTCCCCCCTTGCCCAGCACGCGCACCGGGAGGATGCGCGCATTCCACGCCACGCCTGCCACGCCGCTGGTGTTGTTCGTCTGCGCGGCCACCGTGCCCGCCACGTGCGCGCCGTGCCACGAGGAGCCACCGCTGGGCTCGTCACGGCCCTCGTCCAGCGGGTCGGCGTCACGGCCGTTGAAGTCCCCAGCGATGCTCGGGTCCTGAATCATGTCGTAGCCCGGCACCCGGCGGCCATCCAGGTCCGGGTGCGGGATGATGCCGGTGTCGATGACCGCCACCACGACACCCGTCGCGTCCGACTCGATGTCCCACGCGGCCGGCAGGTTGATGGTGGGGTAGTGCCACTGGACGCTGTAGCCGTTGTCGTTGGGGACCTTCAGCTTGTACATCCGGATATTGCGGTCCGTGTAGCGCACGCCCGGGAGCGCCGCGAGCTGCGCCACCAGCGTGCGCGTCTCCTCCGCCGTCACCGCGTGGCCGTCCAGCGCCTCGAAGCCCACCAGGTGCAGGTGCTCACTGGCGTAGCCCTTGTGCACCGCGCGGTAGCCGGGGAGCTTCGCCGCCGTCAGCACGTGCTCCGGCGACAGGCCCGAGTCCTCGAAGCGCAGGATGACGTCGCCCGGAATCGTGGGGTCCGTCGTCGGGATGCGCGCCAGCGGCGGCGCCCCCAGCGGCGGCGGGACGATGGGCAGCCCCGGGTCCGTCACCACCGGGCCGGGCTTGCGCAGCCGCATGCCCCGCACCTGTTCCTTCAGCTTCGTCAGGTCCGCCTGGCTCAGCGGCGAGTGGACGACGCGGGAGGCGCCGCCCTCGGCGGACTCGTCACTGCTGCGGAACGGCGTCAGCTGCCCCCGGATGACACCCGTGGCTTCCGGGTTGCCCGCGTCGGGACGATTGGGACGGTCATCGTCATCGTCCTCGTCCGGGCAGCCAGTGGCGGTGAGCAGCAGAAGACCCAGCAGCAACAGACGGCGCATACGGACAGACCCCCTCGAGACACAGTCGTGGGGGCACCCTACCATCGCGCCTGCGATTGAGAGCCGAATCTCAGCTCGCCAGCACCTCGCCGCTTCCGCCCTCCGTGTCATCCCCGGCGTTGCCGTCGGCCTCGTCCTCCAGCTCATCGACGCCGCGAGGAACGCCGTCCACATAGGTGACGACGTTGCCCGGCATTGCCGGCACGCGCGGGCCCGGTGTCACCACGCCCGTGAGGTTGAGCGGGTCCACTCCGGAGAGCTGCACCCGCACACCCGACGGGGCCTGGCGACGCACCGCGCGCGCCATGTCCACCGCCTCCGGCAGCGCGAACTGCTCGCCCACGAAGCCCGCCACGAAGCGCCCACCGCGCACCTCGCCTCGTGCCTCCATGCGCCGGTACACGAAGAGCAGCTCGCGCCACGTGGGCGCCAGCGCCTCGCGCATGACCAAATCCCTCCAGACGATGCCGTAGCGCTGGAGGAACAGTCGCGCCAGCGACTCCATCACCTCGTCCGCGGGCTTCGGCTCGGCCGGGGCCAGCAGGCTCCAGCGCCCGGGGCCGCCGCGCTGCAACAGCTTCTGCCGCTTGCGGTGCGCAGGGCTCTGGAGGATGCGCAGGTTCTGCACCGCGTCCGCCGTCACCAGCCCGCGCGCCACCAACTCCCACAGCGCGTCCTCCACCTCGGCGGGCAGCCGCCGCGCACGCGACACCAGGTCCTGGAAGAAGCACGCGCCCCGCCGCTCCAGCACCGTCACCACGTCCTTCGCCGGCACGCTCAAGTCCGGCGGCGTCCACACGTCCCCGTCCGCCAGGACGGCATGGGGCCGCGCCGCGGTGAGCATCCACTCCAGGTCCTCGCGCAGCGTGAAGGTCAGCGGCGCGTTGCGCGTGGGCGAGGCTCGCGAGCGCGGCGGCGGAGCGGGCTCCACCTCCACCGGCGCCCCACGGCGCGGGCCCGGCGGCGGCTTCGCGTCCTTCATCGTCAGCCGGCCCCAGGCCACCTCGCCCGCGTAGCAGGCCCGCTCCAGCATGTCCGGCGTGTACCCGCGCATGCGCACCGGCAGCAGGAAGCGCTCCCATGCGGAAGCCGGCGCCTCGTAGCCCTGCAGCAGCTTCACCGCCTTGAGCAGGCCCGTGGAGCCCCGCAGCGCGTCCACGTCCTCCAGGTGGTGCCACCGGAAGAGGAAGCGCATGAAGTCCTGCGCGCTCAGCGGCTCGATTTCCCGGCGCAGCCGCCCCACCGTCATCCGGTGGATGCGCTGGAGCAGGCGCCTGTCACACCACTCCAGCGGCGGCATCTCTCCGGGGGCGAGCGGCGCCTCCAGCGGACGGAAGCGGCCGCGCAGCACGGAGCCCTGGGACTCCAGCGCGTGCAGCGCCACATTCACCTCGTCCTCGGTCAGCACGGTGAGCCGCGCCAGTTCCGTCACGGTGGTGGGGCCCAGCATCTCCATGCGCCCGCGCACCACCTGGAAGATGGCGGCGTCGCGCTCCACCGGTCTGTCGTACTCCAGCACCGGCAGCGGCGGCTGCGTCACCGCATCCGGGAAGAGCGCCCGCACCGCGTTGCCCCGCTCGGCGGAGACGAGGAAGCGGCCCGCGGGCAGCTCCAGCCACGCCACCCGCCCCTGCTTGAACAGCGGCACCTCCAGCCCTCGCGGCACCTCGTGCGCGTGCACCAGGATGAGCTGCAGGAGCGCGTCGTGCAGCTCGTCCTCGTCGCGCATCGGCGGCGCGGCGTCCTCCACCACCGTGGCAATCGCCGCGGCATCCAGCGCGCCGAAGGCCGCCGCGTCCTCGGCGGGCATGGCGCGGCGCAGGGCCACGTTGCGCACGCGGCGCTCCTCGGCCGGCGCGTCGTCCAGGAAGGTGTACGGCTGGCTGTGAATCATCGCGTGCGCGAAGACGCTCGGCTCCGGCACGTCGCGCGCCTCCAGGCGGATGCGGCCGTCGCGCATGCGCCGCAGCACCTCGCGCAGGCCGTCGACGTCCATGGCCTCGCGCAGGCAGTCGTCCATCGTCTGCTTCACCAGCGGGTGGTCCGGCAGTTCAATATCACCGCCCCCGTGGTTGTCCTGGCAGCCCACCTGCGCGGGGAAGACGGCGGCGAGCAAATCCTCGCTGCGCGCGCGCTGGAGGTTGGGCGCCACGCGCTTGCCCGACATGAACCGGTGCAGCGCCAGCGCCCGCGTGGCCACCCAGCGGAAGCGCGTGCCGAAAATCGGCGCCTGCAACACCGCCTGCACCAGCACCTCCTCCACGTGGTCCGGGTGGAGGAAGTCGAAGATGTCCGCCAGCGGGAAGGAGTGCTGCTCGCCCAGCGACAGGAGGATGCCGTCCTCGGTGGCCGCCGCCTGCAGCTCGAAGTCGAACGAGCGGCAGAAGCGCTTGCGCAGCGCCAGCCCCCACGCGCGGTTGATGCGGCTGCCGAAGGGCGCGTGGATGATGAGCTGCATCCCGCCCGCCTCGTCGAAGAAGCGCTCGGCCACCACCGTGGTGTGGCTGGGCACCGCGTCCAGCATCTTCTTGCCCAGCCGCAGGTAGCCCATCAGCGCGTCTACCGCGGGCGGCGGCATGCGCAGCTCCTTCTCCAGGAAGGCCTGCGCGTCCTCGCGCTTCAACAGCTCCTCGCGCAGCCGGCCCACCTGGGCGGACAGCTCGTCCGTGCGCCCCGGCGCCTCGCCGCGCCAGAAGGGCACGTTGGGCGGCGCGCCGCGTGCGTCCTCCACCACCACCGTGCTGCCCATCACCCGCTGAATCCGCCACGCCGTGCTGCCCAGCAGGAAGATGTCCCCGGGCGACGACTCCACCGCGAAGTCCTCGTCCAGCGTCCCCACCACCTTGCCCTCGGGCTCGGCGGTGACGCTGAAGGTGAAGGTGTCCGGAATGGCGCCGCCGTTGGTGAGCGCGGTGATGCGCACGCCACGCCGGCCCTTGAGGCGCTGATTGACGCGGTCTCTGTGCAGGTGGATGCCCGCCCGGCCCCGCGCGGCGGCGATGCCCTCCGACAGCACCTCCAGCACGCCCTGGTACTCCTCCCACGTCAGGTCGCGGTACGGGTACGCGCGCTGGTAGAGGCTGAAGAGGGCGCGCTCGTCCCACTCCTCGCAGGCGCACGCGGCGACAATCTGCTGCGCCAGCACGTCCAGCGGCTTCTGCGGAATCCGCACCGCGTCCAGGTCACCTTCGTGCACGGCGTTGAGGAGCGCGGCGCACTCCATCAACTCGTCGCGCGTCATCGCGAAGACGATGCCCTTGGAGATGGCGGCCTTGTGGTGGCCCGCGCGGCCCACGCGCTGGAGCAGCACGGCGATGGCGCGCGTGCTGCCGAGCTGCACCACCAGGTCCACGTTGCCCACGTCGATGCCCAGCTCGAGCGACGCGGTGGCCACCATGGCGCGGAGCTGCCCGGCCTTCAGCTTCTCCTCCGCCGCCAGGCGAATCTCGCGCGACATGCTGCCGTGGTGGGCCGCCACCGTGCCCTCGCCCAGCCGCTCACCCAAATCGTGCGCCACGCGCTCCGCCATCTTCCGCGTGTTGACGAAGATGAGCGTGGTGCGGTGCTGCCCCGTCAGCTCCACCAGCCTGTCGTAGACCTGGCCCCACATCTCGTGGGTGGCGAGCGAGGACAGCTCCGCGTCCGGAATCTCCAGCGTCAAGTCCCAGGGGCGCAGGTGGCCCACCTCCACGCGCTTGCACTCACGGTGGGAGGCGCCGGTGAGAAAGCCGGCGATGGCGTCCAGCGGCTTCTGCGTGGCGGACAGGCCGATGAGCTGCGGGCGGACCTCGGTGAGCGCCTTGAGCCGCTCCAGCGACAGCGCGAAGTGGCTGCCCCGCTTGTCGCGCGCCAGGGCGTGGATTTCGTCCACGATGACGGTGCGCACCTTGCGCAGCGTGGCGCGGGCGCGCTCGGCGGTGAGGTAGAGGTAGAAGGACTCCGGCGTGGTGA is from Pyxidicoccus trucidator and encodes:
- a CDS encoding S8 family peptidase, which gives rise to MRRLLLLGLLLLTATGCPDEDDDDDRPNRPDAGNPEATGVIRGQLTPFRSSDESAEGGASRVVHSPLSQADLTKLKEQVRGMRLRKPGPVVTDPGLPIVPPPLGAPPLARIPTTDPTIPGDVILRFEDSGLSPEHVLTAAKLPGYRAVHKGYASEHLHLVGFEALDGHAVTAEETRTLVAQLAALPGVRYTDRNIRMYKLKVPNDNGYSVQWHYPTINLPAAWDIESDATGVVVAVIDTGIIPHPDLDGRRVPGYDMIQDPSIAGDFNGRDADPLDEGRDEPSGGSSWHGAHVAGTVAAQTNNTSGVAGVAWNARILPVRVLGKGGGTSFDIAAAMNWATGGAVTGVPPNANPAKVVNLSLGGSAPPQQIYQEVINAGIGRGSIFVIAAGNENVDASNSTPCNQDSIICVGSTGFSGRRSSFSNFGARVDVMASGGEMREDLNGDTYPDGVLSTARDENNQPAYLFLQGTSMAAPHVAGVVALMAAASQRAGTSLTAVMAETTLKATATAIPAAQCSGGCGSGLINARSALARVANLNPDTLPPQLNVATASLFFRGSGVQQVSLSNVGGRQGGDLTVTASASGPEAGRVTFPGGASVSVPAFGSAAVNVAVDAAGLPDGDYVMTLNLAGSNAAGAVGSATVEVKLSVGSTQDLDAIIAFVWQDARGEWQVAEEAITFARASANYAYSINLVPRTYYSLATIDDDQDGDIFEESERTGFWRNLDSFEPLVLADNRTLENISYDLLPLAPVDDDPELEVGGACTGDAQCPGGYCLTNYPGGYCSQDCSSAACAAGSKCYTVGTGTRACRETCTQQVGTGQGDCRADYRCYSDGTGVGACQPSCIGTGLTCATGRTCAADGFCR
- a CDS encoding DEAD/DEAH box helicase — translated: MPPQISLDFAAECAAHPALAPFHPVVRRWFAERLGEPTRPQVEGWPLIQAGQDVLIAAPTGSGKTLTAFLAALDSLFRLAVEGTLPDCTQVLYVSPLKALGNDVQKNLLQPLEELLARARAEGYTPQDLRVQVRSGDTSASERAQMVRRPPHILITTPESFYLYLTAERARATLRKVRTVIVDEIHALARDKRGSHFALSLERLKALTEVRPQLIGLSATQKPLDAIAGFLTGASHRECKRVEVGHLRPWDLTLEIPDAELSSLATHEMWGQVYDRLVELTGQHRTTLIFVNTRKMAERVAHDLGERLGEGTVAAHHGSMSREIRLAAEEKLKAGQLRAMVATASLELGIDVGNVDLVVQLGSTRAIAVLLQRVGRAGHHKAAISKGIVFAMTRDELMECAALLNAVHEGDLDAVRIPQKPLDVLAQQIVAACACEEWDERALFSLYQRAYPYRDLTWEEYQGVLEVLSEGIAAARGRAGIHLHRDRVNQRLKGRRGVRITALTNGGAIPDTFTFSVTAEPEGKVVGTLDEDFAVESSPGDIFLLGSTAWRIQRVMGSTVVVEDARGAPPNVPFWRGEAPGRTDELSAQVGRLREELLKREDAQAFLEKELRMPPPAVDALMGYLRLGKKMLDAVPSHTTVVAERFFDEAGGMQLIIHAPFGSRINRAWGLALRKRFCRSFDFELQAAATEDGILLSLGEQHSFPLADIFDFLHPDHVEEVLVQAVLQAPIFGTRFRWVATRALALHRFMSGKRVAPNLQRARSEDLLAAVFPAQVGCQDNHGGGDIELPDHPLVKQTMDDCLREAMDVDGLREVLRRMRDGRIRLEARDVPEPSVFAHAMIHSQPYTFLDDAPAEERRVRNVALRRAMPAEDAAAFGALDAAAIATVVEDAAPPMRDEDELHDALLQLILVHAHEVPRGLEVPLFKQGRVAWLELPAGRFLVSAERGNAVRALFPDAVTQPPLPVLEYDRPVERDAAIFQVVRGRMEMLGPTTVTELARLTVLTEDEVNVALHALESQGSVLRGRFRPLEAPLAPGEMPPLEWCDRRLLQRIHRMTVGRLRREIEPLSAQDFMRFLFRWHHLEDVDALRGSTGLLKAVKLLQGYEAPASAWERFLLPVRMRGYTPDMLERACYAGEVAWGRLTMKDAKPPPGPRRGAPVEVEPAPPPRSRASPTRNAPLTFTLREDLEWMLTAARPHAVLADGDVWTPPDLSVPAKDVVTVLERRGACFFQDLVSRARRLPAEVEDALWELVARGLVTADAVQNLRILQSPAHRKRQKLLQRGGPGRWSLLAPAEPKPADEVMESLARLFLQRYGIVWRDLVMREALAPTWRELLFVYRRMEARGEVRGGRFVAGFVGEQFALPEAVDMARAVRRQAPSGVRVQLSGVDPLNLTGVVTPGPRVPAMPGNVVTYVDGVPRGVDELEDEADGNAGDDTEGGSGEVLAS